CCCTGTTCGTAGCGTTCCACCGTTCGGTTTCGTGTTTCCGACGCTGCTCGTGAGCTTTCGAACGCCCCACGGAGGATCACTCGAGCGCCTCTCGAAGCGCATTGCCAGCACGCTCTTGGATATCATTCGCCGCTTCGATCGAGGGAAACGGTTCCGCGAGCTGGCTCATGTTGGCGAAGTCGTGAATCATATCTTTGTAGTGGATATGTTCGACTGCGACCCCTGCGTCAGCGAGCGCCCGGCCGTATTCGAACTGTTCGGTTCGAAGTGGATCGTAGCCGACGGAATACAGCGTCGCGGGAGGGAGTTCGGCGAGAACCCGTTCGGGTGCCCGTAGCGGGGACGCTCGAAGGTTCGCTCCATCGATATCGTCGCGGAGGTAGTGGTTCCAGAACCAGACCATCCCTCGGGTCGTCAGAAAGTATCCATCTGCGTTCACATCGTACGATTCCGTCTCGAACGAATGGTTGGTAACCGGATACAGTAGCAGTTGGTGGTCGATCTCGGGCGCACCGAGATCTTTGTCGGCGGCCATCTGTGCAACCACCGTCGCGAGGGTGGCACCCGCGCTCTCCCCGGCGACTGCGAGTCCCACACCTGCGCCTAGCTCCGCGGCGTTATCCGCGGTCCATTTCGTCGCGAGATACGCGTCTTCAACGGCGCCGGGGAAGGGATGCTCTGGTCCCTTCCGATAGTCGACGGAGACCACGACACACGCTCCTCCCTTTGCCAGCGCTCGGGCGACTTTGTCGTGGGTGTCACAGTTGCCGACGACCCAACCGCCGCCGTGGAAGTAGACGACTGCAGGGAGTTTCCGGTCCGGATCCGGGTCGTAAATTCGCACGCGGATATCACGCGCGTACGCCGGAATTTTCTGCTCCTCTACCGTCGAAACCGGTTCGGGTTCGACGTCCGGCGTGAATAGATCGCCGAGGAGGGTTCGAGCCTGTTCGGGCGACAACTGCGTGAGATCGGGAGCGTCCGCTTCGTTCAGTGCGTCTAATAGAGCTTGTGCGTCTGTGTCGAGGGTATCAGCACGGAGTTCGTCGGAGTCGATATCTGGCTGTGTGTGATCAATTTCCATCATGATTTCTCACCGTTTCCGACCGAAAATCGTACAATGAACCGTCCACCGCGTCGTACGGTGGTACAGTTGCGAGAGCCGACTTGGTCAGCCCAGCCGTCTTCGCCGACGTAAATACCGCTTGTTATCGATACATGCATAATTACCCCGTTAACTCTGACAGATATGTTGGAATATCCGAACCCGACCGGTGCATTTCCTATAATTCTCGGTATAACTGTAACGTATGCGAATCAGGCTCAGGACACCGGCCCGGTGGTTATGGACGTTTATCTCACGTTAATGTGTATTCTCTGTCCACTGATTGCGGACATTCGTTCAAAAAATAAGATTCAACGAACTACTGAGGATCACCGCGGTGGAGGTATAGTACTCTCTCCCCCAAATTACCCGACTCGGGAGCAGTGATACTCTCGTCCTCGAGAGAATCTCTGAGAGTCGACCGATCACTTAGGAACCGCCACGTCGTGGTACGAAGTACCGTATGACAGATTCCGATGCGATTCCTGTGACCGTCGTCAGCGGGTACCTCGGCGCGGGGAAGACGACGCTGCTCAATCACGTGCTCTCGAACCCGGGCGATCGGCGGGTGGCGGTGATCGTCAACGACATGGGTGAGGTAAACGTCGACGCGGAACAGATCGCTCGAGCGAACGAGGAGGAGGGTATCGTCGACCTCTCGAACGGCTGTATCTGCTGTCAGTTGCAGGGGGACCTCCTCGAGGAGGCGAGGCGGTTGGCCGAAACCCGGGCGTTTGACTACCTGCTGGTCGAATCGTCGGGGATCAGCGAACCGATCCCGGTCGCGCAGGTGTTCACCGAGGGAACCGACGAGAGCGATGCGGATCCGGCGGACCTGTTCCGACTGGACACGATGGTGACCGTCCTCGACACGTACGGGTTCTGGAAGGAGTTCGACGCCGGCGAGCAGTTGCCCGCGAATGGGGAACCCGACGAGGACCGGCCGCTGAGCGAGGTTCTCGTGGAAGGGATCGAGTTCTGCGATGTCCTCTTGTGTAACAAGGTAGACATGGTTCCCGACGACGTTGTCGCGGAGATCGAGTCGGTCGTCGAGACCCTCCAGCCGCGAGCGAAGCGGCTTCGGACGACCCACAGCGAGGTGGACCCCGAGATCGTACTCGACACCGGGAGGTTCGACTTCGAGGCGGCGAGGCGCTCGCAAGGGTGGAAACGACACCTCCGAGGGGAAGGACACGACCACGGAGACGATGGACACGAGAAAGCCGGAGCCGGTGCTGCCGAGCGACACGGCGTCTCGTCGTTCGTCTTCCGGTCCGACCGCCCCTTCCACCCCGAACGACTCGCGGACTGGCTCGCGGACTGGGACGGCGCGATCGTGCGGGCGAAGGGCGTCTGTCACGTCGCCGACCGCGAAGAGGTGATCGGCGTCAGCCAGGCCGGACCGTCCGTCAGAGCGGGGCCGATCGGCGAGTGGAGCGAGACCGACGAGCGTCGCACGCGGCTGGTGTTCATCGGTCGAGAGATGAACGAAGAGCGGATTCGTGAAGAGCTCGAGGGAATCACGGTCGACGGCGACGAACCGATCCACGAACCGGTGACGGATCCGTTCCCGCTACGGTCGTGACTCGAGGACTAGAGTTCGAGTTCGTCGCGAAGATCGTCCCAGGATTCGTGAAAGCCGTGCGTGGACTGGTCCGTTCGGTCGGCGAACGCGTTCTGGTAGACGTCGTCGTACTCGAGCAGCCGGGTCCAGCCGTCGTGGCGGGCGTAGCTGCAGTACTGGCACATGCCCTCTGGTACGTCGGATGGGCCTATACCCGTTTTGCCGTCCGGCCCTTCGCGTCGGTCCGGTCGACCTATCGGGCGCCAGACGATATCGAGGCGGTGCGGACTGGCGGCTCGGATGCGAAAGAGTGACAACGACTCGGCGGCGCCTCCGTACATGGATCGAACGGGCGGATACGTCCGGAGCGCGACGGCGACGATAGAACGAAGCTGCGAGCACTGCGAGTGGTATGCGGTTGGAGATACGCACCCGGAGCTGGCAAAACGGTATCAGGACCATCTCCGCGAGGATCACCCGCGGGCGTGGCTTCGAAGGTGAATCGCCTCGCGGTCAAGTGGTTCGAGAATTGGAGATTCTCGTCATCACGAGAGAGCTTTGCTCTCTCGAATGACCCCGAGGCCTTCTCCTATACCGCTTGTAAAACCGAGGTCGTCCACGAATCATCGGAACCGATCCGTAACGGCGACTACGGCTCGAGCAAGACCTTGATGACGCCCTCCTCGCGTTCGTCGAACTTCTCGTACATCTCCGGTCCGCGATCCAGGTCGACGCGGTGGGAGACGACCCAGCTCGGATCGGCGCGGCCCTCGATGATCATGTCCCGAAGTTCGCGGTTGTACTGTTTGACGTTACACTGTCCAGTGCCCAGCTTCAGCCCCTTTTCGAAGAGCTTGCCGAAGTCGATGCCGAGTCGGCCCTGGGCCGCCATCTCGTCTGGCGCGCCAGGGTCCGAGGGGACGTACAGTCCCGGAATGCCGAGTTGCCCGGTCGGCCGGACGGTCTGGATTAGCTGGTTGAGCACGACCGCCGGGTTCTCCCGTGCCGGGTCATAGGCTTCGTCGCCCGGATCCGTTTCGGGGTCGATCGCCTGATACCCCACCGCGTCGACGCCCTTGTCGACGCCGCCGCCGTGGATGTCTTTGATCTGTTCGACCGGATCTGACTCCTCGAAGTTGATCGGGCGGGCGTCGCAGTGGTCCTCGGCCATCTCGAGTCGGCTCTCGACGCGGTCGACGATGTAGATCTCCGACGCACCCTGGATCTTGGCGCTGTAGGCGGCCATCAGACCGACCGGACCGGCTCCGAAGACCGCGATGGACTCGCCGGGCTCCAGATTCGCGAGCCGCGTCCCGTGCCATCCCGTCGGGAAGATGTCGGCCAAGAGGGCGAAGGCGTCTTCGTGTTCGTCTCCCTCGGGCAGTTTGAGCGCGTTGAAGTCCGCGTACGGGACGCGGAGTTTTTCGGCCTGTCCGCCCTTGTACGGCCCCATCGCGACGTACCCGTACGCGCCGCCGGCGAAGCCCGGATTGACGTTGGTACAGAAGCCGGTGTAGCCGTTCTCGCAGTTTCGGCAGAACCCACAGGCGACGTTAAACGGCATCACGACCCGGTCGCCTTCCTCGAGCGACGTGACGGCGTCGCCGACCTCGCTTACGGTCCCCATGTTCTCGTGTCCGAAGACGATCCCCGGGTCGGCCGCGGTTCGGCCCTCGTACATGTGCAGATCCGAACCGCAGATCGCAGTGGTGGTTATGTCGACGAGAACGTCGTTCTCGTGCTCGATTTCCGGTTCGTCGACTTCCTCGACTGCGACGTCGTGTGACCCCTGATAGACGATGGCATCCATTGACATTTGGTATCGAACCTCACCGAACGAACCACGAACGGCATTGTAAAACTTCGCGTGGCTGTTGCTTCTATACGACCCTACCGGCCTCCCGATCATCCCATAGCCGTCGAGTCCGACCATCCGCAGTCGACGAGTCTCGGTCGTAGCTGTGCTCGATCCAGACCGCGAGCGACGTGTCCGTGCTCGAGCGATCCGGTAACACCGGCTGGCCGCAACGGTACAGACTGTCCCGACGAGACGAGCGATGCAGTACCTCGATTAGCAGATCGATATCTGTCAGCCGATCGGGGTACGAACGCAGTTTCTCGGTTGGACACGCGGAACGTACTCTTTTGTGGTTACTGTTCCAATACCCAGACATGGCGCTCGGTCGTAACACTAGCTCGTCGATCGGGACCGCACTCGGCATCGCCTTCGTGATTATCGCCATCGTGGGAACGCAGTTTCTCGGCTGGGAATGGGGGAGCGGACAGCCCCTTCCGATGGCCATCGGGATCGTCGCCGCCGGTATCGCACTCGCTGTCGTCATCGTGCGCTTGCTCAGGTGACTGGAGCGATGTGATCGGAAAGAGATGTGACAACAGGCGTTCGATTTCGAGATGACGATCGATCAGGCGTCGACTCGCCACTCGAGCGAGTAGATTCCCTCGGTCGTCCCGACGTACACGGATTCGTCCACGAGATAGTTCCGAAGAGTTCCCGCGACGGACCTGTCCCACGTTCGTTCGCCGCTCGAGTCGACGCTGATGAGCCGGTTTTTGCCGACCCGGACGAACACGGTGTGATCGTCCGCACCGTTCTCTTCGGGGACAGCCAGTGACCAGATTGGCCCACCATCGACCGTCACGCTGAAGCGCTCGTTGCCAGTCGCCGCATCGATGGCGCGGAGTCGATCCGTGCCGACGTAAACCACCCCATCGCGAACGGCGGTAACCGGGCCCGACTCATCGTCCGGATGCTCAAGCGATTCCGACAGTACGCTTCGTTCGCCGCTCGTGCGGTCGAACGCGTACAGACGACTTTCGTTTCGATCGGCGTTCGCGAGCACGAAGAGGCGATCAGTTGTGATTCCAGCGATCTCCGTCTGCACATCCACTGCATCGACAGATCGACGCCATACCTCGTCGCCGTCGGCGACTCCGGCGACCCACCCTCCCGTTGTGACGTACGCGACACCATCCGAGACCGCCGCATCGATAATCTGCGTGTCACCGTCGTCGGGGTCGTATCGCCAGCGCGTACTACCGCCGTCTCGATCGAGCGCGACGAGTGCAGCGCTTTTCTCCACGTAGACGGCGTCGGCGATGTCGACGATTCCGGACCCGCTGGCGATGGTGTCCGATTCGTCGACCCCGTCGGTCCACAGTTCCGAACCGCTCTCCGCGTCGAACGCTCGCACGATGCCAACGGAATCCGAAACGAAGACGACGCCGTCGACGACGAACGGGCTAGTGTGTCCGGTACCCACCGATTCGTCGCGCCACCGCTCTTCGCCATCCCGCTTGAGCGCGTACAGGCCGATACAGTCGTCGTCGGTGCAGTAGCCGAAGTAAATTCCCGTGTCCGTGACTGTGAGATCCGAGTACGTATCCATTCCCGCTGTGGCTCCGTAGGCCCACTGCCGTTCGCCGGTCGTGCCCTCGAGCGCAACGATCTGTCCGTCAGACCATTCCCGACCGAACACTACGCCCTGTGAGACGGCGTCGATCTCACCACCTGCGTCGTAGCGCCACTGGTACTCGCTCCCTGTGCCATCATCGGCGAATCCGAGACAGCCGACCAGTGTTGCGCTCCCGACCGCACCCGCCCCCTCGAGCAGCCGCCTTCGTTTCATATCAACGAATTTGAAACGAGCGTCTAAATGTTTTCTGGACAATATATAGCGGGGCGAAACTGAGGGAGACACGGTAGTGCGAACGAAACAGTGGTGAACCACTGTGTCAGGGGACCCGATACCCCTCTGTGGTAGACGCCTACTGGGCCTGACTGACTGAATATCCCTCCAAACAATATTTTAAAAATAACCACTCACTATCTTTTCCTCGTATTCTGAGCGCAGTAGCAATCACAACAGTCATATCGATAAGTAAATTTATAATATGCACGCATATATTCTCAAACTCATTAATGACATTTTATAACCGATTTATCGGCGATGAACTTGTTGAAGGAGTAGTTACAATTCGAAATAGGAGACATATTTTAAAAACTGCGTCAATTCAGAGTCTTCTCACACGGTAGAAGTAGAATATTTCGGGTTGCTACAGATATTTTCCTCTAGAATTCGTAATTTATACTGTGTTTGGCCCGATCATAGTGATATGCGATTTATTTTCCTGTATAATTGCCATACTACGCAGATACTCATATAGATATTAGTATTCTATGACAGATTTATGGGATGAATTTTCAACAATATCAGCGCCCCAGGGAATCCGTTTCTATTCCTACGAATTGGGAAGTTAATTCTAGATTTTCCTCTCGTGGGTAACAGATGGCGTGACAAATTCTCGTCGCCCTCCGCTGTAGATTACACTCGTATTTGTGTAATCCATTGGCGTCAGCATAACGTTTGTTAATAAAGAACGTTTGATCGCAGATGACAGGGTCAATGTCTCCAGATAGTTCCCGTTTTCCGTCACTGACCCTGATAGGCAGTATCCGCCCCTACCAAAGTGAGATAGGTGAGAAGTAGCGGTCTTCCTCGGGAGGTTGCCCGCATTTGACAGTTACACCGTTGCGAATCCGTTTGCAGATGACGAACGAATTGCGGCTCCAAAGGTTGTCGTCTCGTTCGGCAACTCCTCTGGGGGTTGCATTCGACGACCACTTCATCGTATCCGTCCAGACACAATCGCTTGAGCGGAACTGTGTATAAAATATGTAATATATGGGAGCGCCACTCTTCCAAAACCGTTTGTTATATCGGAACGCGAATCGAAAGATCGAGAAGCTACTGAACCCGTCGGAAACCGTGAAAGGCCACGTCCAATATATTTGCGACCGCTCGAGCACCACGGATCAGAGCGACAGCTTCCGAGGAGAACCACCGAACCGAGAATGAAGGAGAGCGAATCTACAGTTGTTCAGCGTTGTGCCACACGTTCCACGTCTCAGGCGTCTGTGGCCACTGTTGGGCAGGCCGTCCACCGTCTTCCGGCGCCTCTTCCATTTTCGCCGTCAACTCGATCGGGTATCCATCCGGATCCGGGAAGTACAGGAAAATGTTGTTCCCAGGTCCGTGCCGGCCCGGGCCGCGATAAATCGGATGCCCGCGCTCTTCGAGTCCGTCCGCCGCGCGTTTGATGCCGTCGTAGTCGGGAACTTCGAACGCGATGTGGTAAATCGGACCGGTCGTCGGCAGCATTGGCGGGCCGTTTTCTGGGAGCTCCTCGTTGAACTCGTGGAGATCGAGTTCGAGTTCCCCGCGTTGTTCGAGCGCCTCGAGTTCCTCGTCGGAGTACTGTGTGATGTTCATCTCGTGGTGGTCTGCGTCCTCGGAGACCGCGGGCGTGCGTAAGAACGCGACCGAATCTCCGATTCGATCCGATACCTCCATGTTCATGACGTCGGTGTAGAACTCGATCGTTTGCTCGATATCTCGTACTTTGATCGCAACGTGGTCTAATCCCATATTTTCTACGACCATATACTAATGCCCAGAGCCAACCGTATTGAGTGTATCGGTTGGGGACGCATTGTCACGGCGACATCTCCGTCGAGGTCAGGTCGAAATCGCGAGTAACCCAACGCCGGCGACGACGAGTATCGTACCCAGCGCGAGTTGTGGCGTGAACGGTTCCCGTTCGCGCAAGAAGCTGTAGGTCAGGGCGAGGCCGAACAACGGCGTCGCGTTCAAGATTGGCGTCACGATCACGACCGTTCCCGAACCCAACGCAGCATAGAGCGAGACGAGTCCGAGACTTGAGGCGAGTCCGGCAAGTGCGAAGTACCGAAGGTCGTCCCGGGGGATCGACAACGCTTTTCTGTGGTTCCCGGAGACGGCGAAGAACGCGCACGCGATGAGCCACGACGTTGTGAGAGTAACCGCGGCTCCCACGGCTGGCGCTGAGACGAGTTCCATTCCGACGTCTCGAAGCAACTGGACGCTTCCGTAGATGACCGCGCCGCCTATTGGAAACAACAGATTCCGGTACCGAACCGGTCCGACGGAGTCGTCGTTTCTTCCCGAAGTTGCGAGGAGGATACCGCCAGCGATCGTCGCGAGCGCGCCGATACCGCTCGCTCGAGTCATCGTTTCGCCGAGCAAGAAGACGGCCAGGACGATCGAGACGAGCGGGTTCGAGTTGCTGATCGGCAGCGTCAGGTTCACGCCGACTCGCTGGATGCCGATGTAATTACACAGCCGTCCGAGAACCGGCGCAAACACGCCCGCGAGAACGAAGTATCGCCACGCCCACAGATCGACGGTCACGTCGTAGAACGCGAGGCTAATCGTCCACAGGACGACGACGTTGACGCTGACCGTCGCGAACATCGCCGCTATCGGCTTCGAGCGATCGACACCGAATCGGACGAGCACTGACGAGGTGGCGAACGCCGCGGCTGTGGCGAGCGCGAAGAGTATCTGGACTGGGAATTCCATCGGATCTCGTTACGTTCCGATGTCGATCGACGTCTCGAGGCTTCGCAGCTTTTCGATCGCGGACACCGCTGCCAGATAGCTCGTCTTCGGGTTCGTGGGTGACGGGACGTTTCGTACCGTCGTCTCGATGTCGCCGCTGCCGCCGTCGGCGGAGATCCGGTGAACGTTGTTTTCCTCGTCCGGATCGGCGATGATCTTGACTGCCGTTTCGTCCGGACCGATACTCACGAGGCTGAGTGCGACGGCGACGTTGATGTTCGACGGAAACGCGGCGGCGGCGTCCGTGGCCGATCCCTCGAAGATCATCGTCGGCTCATCGATTTCCGAGAGGTCAATGTCGTTGTCGACGACGTAAGGGGCCCCCTCGAGGCCTGCGGGCGGTTTCGTCGTCGTCAATGACACCGATTCCAGCTCTCCCGTCAGGGCAGCCGCCTTGATACTATCGAGCCCGGCGATCGCACCCGAGGGAGCATACAGTCGACCCTCGCTGGTCCGTGCTGCATCGAAGACGCCTTCCCGAAGCGTTTCGTCGGCTAACGCGCCAATACTCAACAGGAGGCAGTCGCAGCCAGCCTCGAGTGCATCGGTCGCGATCTCCTCGACGGCCGTCTGTCCCGCGGCCTCGACGATCAAGTCGGCCTCGAGCAGATCGTCGGGATCGGTGGCCGCGACCGGTTGGGACCGGTCGTCGAACTGGTCTTGAATCTCTGCGATTTGTTCCGGGTGGCGATCGTACACGACGTCGAGGCCCGCTGATATCGTTCCATCGGCGATCGCACG
The sequence above is drawn from the Halostagnicola kamekurae genome and encodes:
- a CDS encoding alpha/beta hydrolase, encoding MEIDHTQPDIDSDELRADTLDTDAQALLDALNEADAPDLTQLSPEQARTLLGDLFTPDVEPEPVSTVEEQKIPAYARDIRVRIYDPDPDRKLPAVVYFHGGGWVVGNCDTHDKVARALAKGGACVVVSVDYRKGPEHPFPGAVEDAYLATKWTADNAAELGAGVGLAVAGESAGATLATVVAQMAADKDLGAPEIDHQLLLYPVTNHSFETESYDVNADGYFLTTRGMVWFWNHYLRDDIDGANLRASPLRAPERVLAELPPATLYSVGYDPLRTEQFEYGRALADAGVAVEHIHYKDMIHDFANMSQLAEPFPSIEAANDIQERAGNALREALE
- a CDS encoding CobW family GTP-binding protein yields the protein MTDSDAIPVTVVSGYLGAGKTTLLNHVLSNPGDRRVAVIVNDMGEVNVDAEQIARANEEEGIVDLSNGCICCQLQGDLLEEARRLAETRAFDYLLVESSGISEPIPVAQVFTEGTDESDADPADLFRLDTMVTVLDTYGFWKEFDAGEQLPANGEPDEDRPLSEVLVEGIEFCDVLLCNKVDMVPDDVVAEIESVVETLQPRAKRLRTTHSEVDPEIVLDTGRFDFEAARRSQGWKRHLRGEGHDHGDDGHEKAGAGAAERHGVSSFVFRSDRPFHPERLADWLADWDGAIVRAKGVCHVADREEVIGVSQAGPSVRAGPIGEWSETDERRTRLVFIGREMNEERIREELEGITVDGDEPIHEPVTDPFPLRS
- a CDS encoding glutathione-independent formaldehyde dehydrogenase, which codes for MDAIVYQGSHDVAVEEVDEPEIEHENDVLVDITTTAICGSDLHMYEGRTAADPGIVFGHENMGTVSEVGDAVTSLEEGDRVVMPFNVACGFCRNCENGYTGFCTNVNPGFAGGAYGYVAMGPYKGGQAEKLRVPYADFNALKLPEGDEHEDAFALLADIFPTGWHGTRLANLEPGESIAVFGAGPVGLMAAYSAKIQGASEIYIVDRVESRLEMAEDHCDARPINFEESDPVEQIKDIHGGGVDKGVDAVGYQAIDPETDPGDEAYDPARENPAVVLNQLIQTVRPTGQLGIPGLYVPSDPGAPDEMAAQGRLGIDFGKLFEKGLKLGTGQCNVKQYNRELRDMIIEGRADPSWVVSHRVDLDRGPEMYEKFDEREEGVIKVLLEP
- a CDS encoding multidrug transporter, encoding MALGRNTSSSIGTALGIAFVIIAIVGTQFLGWEWGSGQPLPMAIGIVAAGIALAVVIVRLLR
- a CDS encoding outer membrane protein assembly factor BamB family protein is translated as MKRRRLLEGAGAVGSATLVGCLGFADDGTGSEYQWRYDAGGEIDAVSQGVVFGREWSDGQIVALEGTTGERQWAYGATAGMDTYSDLTVTDTGIYFGYCTDDDCIGLYALKRDGEERWRDESVGTGHTSPFVVDGVVFVSDSVGIVRAFDAESGSELWTDGVDESDTIASGSGIVDIADAVYVEKSAALVALDRDGGSTRWRYDPDDGDTQIIDAAVSDGVAYVTTGGWVAGVADGDEVWRRSVDAVDVQTEIAGITTDRLFVLANADRNESRLYAFDRTSGERSVLSESLEHPDDESGPVTAVRDGVVYVGTDRLRAIDAATGNERFSVTVDGGPIWSLAVPEENGADDHTVFVRVGKNRLISVDSSGERTWDRSVAGTLRNYLVDESVYVGTTEGIYSLEWRVDA
- a CDS encoding VOC family protein, giving the protein MVVENMGLDHVAIKVRDIEQTIEFYTDVMNMEVSDRIGDSVAFLRTPAVSEDADHHEMNITQYSDEELEALEQRGELELDLHEFNEELPENGPPMLPTTGPIYHIAFEVPDYDGIKRAADGLEERGHPIYRGPGRHGPGNNIFLYFPDPDGYPIELTAKMEEAPEDGGRPAQQWPQTPETWNVWHNAEQL
- a CDS encoding DMT family transporter, with the protein product MEFPVQILFALATAAAFATSSVLVRFGVDRSKPIAAMFATVSVNVVVLWTISLAFYDVTVDLWAWRYFVLAGVFAPVLGRLCNYIGIQRVGVNLTLPISNSNPLVSIVLAVFLLGETMTRASGIGALATIAGGILLATSGRNDDSVGPVRYRNLLFPIGGAVIYGSVQLLRDVGMELVSAPAVGAAVTLTTSWLIACAFFAVSGNHRKALSIPRDDLRYFALAGLASSLGLVSLYAALGSGTVVIVTPILNATPLFGLALTYSFLREREPFTPQLALGTILVVAGVGLLAIST
- a CDS encoding aspartate dehydrogenase produces the protein MTRSIAIFGCGTIATEIARAIADGTISAGLDVVYDRHPEQIAEIQDQFDDRSQPVAATDPDDLLEADLIVEAAGQTAVEEIATDALEAGCDCLLLSIGALADETLREGVFDAARTSEGRLYAPSGAIAGLDSIKAAALTGELESVSLTTTKPPAGLEGAPYVVDNDIDLSEIDEPTMIFEGSATDAAAAFPSNINVAVALSLVSIGPDETAVKIIADPDEENNVHRISADGGSGDIETTVRNVPSPTNPKTSYLAAVSAIEKLRSLETSIDIGT